From Saccharibacillus brassicae:
AGCAGCCGGACTTCCGTGACCGGAAGCCCGAGAATCGCCCGGACGTGCAGCGCGAATTCCGACAAATCCTGCGTGGCCATCGTAACCATGCCCGTATCGTGCGGACGGGGCGACACTTCGCTGAAGACGACGCCGTCCTTCGTCAGGAACAGCTCGACGCCGAACAGTCCGTATCCGCCCAGCTCGTCCGTAATGACCGTGGCGATACGCTTCGCTTCTTCAAGCTTGGCGGCGTCCATCGGATGCGGCTGCCACGATTCCACGTAGTCGCCGTCCTGCTGGATATGCCCGATCGGCGGACAAAACGCCGTTCCCGACACGCTTCGCACCGTCAGCAGCGTAATCTCGCTCTCGAACGGCACGAACGCTTCCACGATGACGCGGGTGCTGTTCTTGGCGCGCGCGCCTTCGAGCGCGAACTGCCAGCACGTCTCCGCGTCTTCGGGCGTGCGGAGCACGCTCTGCCCTTTGCCCGACGAACTCATCAGCGGCTTGATGACGCACGGCGCGCCGAGTTCCGACACGGCCTGCTTCAGCTCTTCGAGCGTGTCCGCGAAACGGTACGCCGCCGTCGGCAGGCCGAGCGTCTCCGCGGCCAGCCGGCGAATGCCTTCGCGGTCCATCGTCAGCCTCGCGGCCGTAGCCGTCGGGATGACCCGAAATCCTTCGCTTTCCAACTGCTGCAGCATGGTCGTCGCGATCGCTTCGATCTCCGGCACGATCAGGTCCGGACGCTCGCGCAGGATCAGCTCCCGCAGCGCCTGCGCGTCCAGCATGTCGATCACGTGGCTGCGATGCGCGACCTGCATGGCCGGCGCGCCCGCGTAGCGGTCGACCGCTATACATTCCACGCCGAGACGCTGCGCTTCAATCACGACTTCTTTGCCCAGTTCACCGCTGCCGAGAAGCATGATTTTCTTCGCGTCCGCGGATAATGGAGCCCCCCACATCGTTGACCAACTCCTACGCCTTTTTGTGTTGTCCTTTTCTATTTTGTGTGCTGGGCGTCTGAATTGCAACCCCGACGACTCAAATTTTTATGAAAAAAAGGCGAAAACCTGCGAAAATTGTCGCAGGTTTTCGTTTTTCCAAATGGAGTTACTGGAAATGTTCTGGATCGGTCGTCCGGTTACAAAAAGCGGAATTGGGCTTCGACGAGACCGCCGTAAATGCCGCCGTGCTTGACCAGCTCCGCGTGCGTGCCCTGCTCCTTGATCTCGCCGTGGTCGAGCACGATGATCTTGTCGGCATGCCGGATCGTCGAGAGGCGGTGCGCCACGATAAACGAAGTCCGTCCCTGCAGCAGCACTTTGAGCGCTTCCTGGATCTTCAGCTCGGTCTCGGTGTCGATACTCGCCGTCGCTTCGTCCAGAATCAGAATGCGCGGGTCCGCCAGCAGCGCCCGGGCGAACGAGAGCAGCTGCCGCTGCCCCATCGAGAGCGCGCTGCCGCGTTCTTCGACTTCGGTATCGTATCCGCCCGGCAGCGCCATAATGAAATCGTGCGCCTTGACGGCCCGGGTCACTTCCTCGATCTCTTCGTCGGTCGCGTCGAGCCGGCCGAACCGGATATTTTCGCGGATCGTGCCGGAGAAAATGAATGTGTCCTGCAGCACGATGCCGATCTGCGCGCGCAGGCTCTCCAGCTTGACGTCGCGCACGTCGATCCCGTCGATCTTGACCGTGCCTTCGGTGACGTCGTAAAAGCGGCTGAGCAGGTTGATGATCGTCGACTTGCCGGACCCGGTATGGCCGACGAGCGCGATCGACTGCCCCGCTTGCGCCTCGATATCGATCCCCTTGAGCGCCTGGCGGCCCGGTTCGTATTCGAAAATGACTTTTTCCAGCTTGACGCTGCCGTTGATCTTGGGCAGCGCCTGCGCGCCCGGCTTGTCGTCGACGCTCGGCTTCTCGTCGAGGAACTCGAAGATCCGTTCGGAAGAAGCCATGGCGACGAGCAGCTGGTTGTACATCTGGCCGAGCCGGTTGATCGGGTCCCAGAAGTTGCCGACGTAGTTGGCGAACGTCACGAGCAGGCCGACCGTCACTTCGCCCTGCTGGATCAGGTACGTGCCGTACCCGAACAGGATCATCG
This genomic window contains:
- the purT gene encoding formate-dependent phosphoribosylglycinamide formyltransferase is translated as MWGAPLSADAKKIMLLGSGELGKEVVIEAQRLGVECIAVDRYAGAPAMQVAHRSHVIDMLDAQALRELILRERPDLIVPEIEAIATTMLQQLESEGFRVIPTATAARLTMDREGIRRLAAETLGLPTAAYRFADTLEELKQAVSELGAPCVIKPLMSSSGKGQSVLRTPEDAETCWQFALEGARAKNSTRVIVEAFVPFESEITLLTVRSVSGTAFCPPIGHIQQDGDYVESWQPHPMDAAKLEEAKRIATVITDELGGYGLFGVELFLTKDGVVFSEVSPRPHDTGMVTMATQDLSEFALHVRAILGLPVTEVRLLTPGASATLKASRASERFKVGGLTEALSVPRTQVRVFGKPDSKPGRRMAVALSAAEDVETARNRAREAAGLLKEEYSDDN
- a CDS encoding ABC transporter ATP-binding protein, whose protein sequence is MSTHSEKFNPKLGKKEQEDPNRSRFVYKDDDDIDKAFNWKQFARLFSYMRPYARQMLPLILLMTILGTVTKLAVPYLTGVLAIDGAIKNSDLTLLYIVTGTVLALYIVQWIANVFRIKYTNIIGQRVIYDIRSSLFTHIQKLSFNFFDKRPAGSVLVRVTNDVNSLQDLFTNGAVNAMIDCVQLAGIMVILLLINWKLGLAVMITVPIMFFISTKLRQKIRMAWQDVRLKNSRINSHLNEAIQGIRVTQAYTQEKENMKFFSGMNADSRKSWNRASTMNQAFGPMIEITGGVGSMILFGYGTYLIQQGEVTVGLLVTFANYVGNFWDPINRLGQMYNQLLVAMASSERIFEFLDEKPSVDDKPGAQALPKINGSVKLEKVIFEYEPGRQALKGIDIEAQAGQSIALVGHTGSGKSTIINLLSRFYDVTEGTVKIDGIDVRDVKLESLRAQIGIVLQDTFIFSGTIRENIRFGRLDATDEEIEEVTRAVKAHDFIMALPGGYDTEVEERGSALSMGQRQLLSFARALLADPRILILDEATASIDTETELKIQEALKVLLQGRTSFIVAHRLSTIRHADKIIVLDHGEIKEQGTHAELVKHGGIYGGLVEAQFRFL